Proteins from a genomic interval of Clostridium cochlearium:
- a CDS encoding DUF3656 domain-containing U32 family peptidase, with protein sequence MKKVELLAPAGSIDSLYAAVQSGADAVYLGGSKFSARAYASNFNEEIMRKAVDYCHIYGVKVYVTVNILLKEKELKEALEYIRYLYNIGVDALIIQDTGLFYLIKKYFPDFEIHASTQMTIHNIQGAKLLQEVGFERIVLARELSIEEIRNISNNLKVETEVFVHGALCICYSGQCLMSSLIGGRSGNRGRCAQPCRLPYTIVNNKNNEKKSGYLLSPKDVCTIENVEDFILSGAHSFKIEGRMKRPEYVAGVVKSYREVIDSFYNGNIKEIDYKLKTKNLLKLFNREGFSKAYLYGNEGIDMISKNFPKNTGIYIGDVENKSNIKLKEELTLGDGIRINEKGFTVSKIIKNNKEVDTAYAGDLVKIYPDIYKKGDKLYKTSDVKLLKENSIYFEEPYGKKIKIKINIVFKKEMPITIYTNIGDELISVEGEIVEKAIKRPLSIEKIKENVDKTGDTPFIFENINFEVYEEGFLPVSKINEARREFLSKLEEFLLKKYRRNVSKEEINLDKGNKKYECNEELPKCIATVKTKEQLKAVIQNGIKNICINPFIRDNQLDISCLNKEEINIYLKIPNIIKKEYNYIYEYINNNLDNIKGIITANLGIINDFKDKISIIGDYKLNMFNSYSLEFFKDIIYMGCLSTELNKMEIKDVLKKSSIPVQLLLYGRIELMVSEYCPIGSSFSHKNKLKECNNVCQKDNFSLIDRKGEKFPIVTDKFCRSHILNTVPLNLIQYIKELEEMGIHSFRMEFTDEDYNEADKILKAFKNKKWKKDFKNYTRGHYKRGVE encoded by the coding sequence ATGAAAAAGGTAGAATTATTAGCACCAGCAGGAAGTATTGATAGCTTATATGCTGCTGTGCAAAGTGGTGCAGATGCTGTTTATTTAGGTGGAAGTAAATTTTCAGCTAGAGCTTATGCATCAAACTTTAATGAAGAAATAATGAGAAAGGCAGTAGATTATTGCCATATATATGGTGTTAAAGTATATGTAACAGTAAATATTTTATTAAAAGAAAAAGAGTTAAAAGAGGCTTTAGAATATATAAGATATCTTTACAACATAGGAGTAGACGCTCTTATAATTCAAGATACAGGTCTTTTCTATTTAATTAAAAAATATTTTCCAGATTTTGAAATTCATGCATCTACGCAGATGACAATACATAATATTCAAGGAGCAAAATTATTACAAGAAGTTGGATTTGAGAGAATAGTTTTAGCAAGAGAATTATCAATAGAAGAAATAAGGAATATATCCAATAATTTAAAGGTTGAAACTGAGGTGTTTGTACATGGAGCATTATGTATATGTTATTCAGGACAATGTCTAATGAGTAGCTTAATAGGTGGGAGGAGTGGTAATAGGGGAAGATGCGCTCAACCTTGTAGATTGCCTTATACCATAGTAAATAATAAAAATAATGAGAAAAAAAGTGGATATTTATTAAGTCCTAAAGACGTTTGTACTATAGAAAATGTGGAAGATTTTATTTTGTCAGGAGCTCATTCTTTTAAAATCGAAGGTAGAATGAAGCGTCCAGAATATGTAGCTGGGGTAGTTAAAAGCTATAGAGAAGTGATTGATAGTTTTTACAATGGAAATATTAAAGAAATAGATTATAAATTGAAAACTAAAAATTTATTAAAGTTATTTAATAGAGAAGGTTTTTCTAAGGCGTATCTTTATGGCAATGAAGGAATAGACATGATATCAAAAAATTTCCCTAAAAATACAGGTATATATATAGGAGATGTAGAAAATAAATCTAATATTAAATTAAAAGAAGAATTAACTTTAGGTGATGGTATTAGAATTAATGAAAAGGGATTTACTGTATCTAAAATAATAAAAAATAATAAAGAAGTAGATACTGCATATGCAGGAGATTTGGTAAAAATATATCCTGATATTTATAAAAAAGGAGATAAATTATACAAAACATCAGATGTAAAATTACTAAAAGAAAATAGTATATATTTTGAAGAACCTTATGGTAAAAAAATAAAAATAAAAATAAATATAGTATTTAAAAAAGAAATGCCTATAACTATATACACTAATATAGGTGATGAACTTATTTCAGTTGAAGGTGAAATTGTAGAGAAGGCAATAAAAAGACCTTTAAGTATTGAAAAAATAAAAGAAAACGTAGATAAGACAGGAGATACTCCGTTTATATTTGAAAACATAAATTTTGAGGTTTACGAAGAAGGATTTTTACCAGTTTCAAAAATAAACGAAGCTAGAAGAGAGTTTTTAAGTAAACTAGAAGAGTTTTTACTTAAAAAATATAGGAGAAATGTATCAAAAGAAGAAATAAATTTAGATAAAGGTAATAAAAAATATGAATGTAATGAAGAACTACCTAAATGTATTGCAACAGTAAAAACTAAAGAACAATTGAAAGCAGTTATACAAAATGGTATAAAAAATATATGTATAAATCCTTTTATCAGAGACAATCAATTAGATATTTCATGTTTAAATAAAGAAGAAATTAATATATACTTGAAAATACCTAATATAATAAAAAAGGAATATAATTATATTTATGAATATATAAATAATAATTTAGATAATATAAAAGGCATAATAACTGCCAATTTAGGAATTATAAATGATTTTAAAGATAAAATATCAATTATAGGAGATTATAAACTTAATATGTTTAATAGTTACTCCCTAGAATTTTTTAAAGATATTATATATATGGGTTGCTTAAGTACAGAGTTAAATAAAATGGAAATAAAAGATGTTTTGAAAAAAAGTAGTATACCTGTTCAGCTATTACTTTATGGAAGAATTGAACTTATGGTAAGTGAGTATTGTCCTATAGGAAGTTCTTTTTCTCATAAAAATAAATTAAAAGAGTGTAATAATGTTTGTCAAAAGGATAATTTTAGTTTAATTGATAGAAAGGGAGAAAAGTTTCCAATTGTAACAGATAAATTTTGCAGAAGTCATATTTTAAATACAGTTCCTTTAAATTTAATTCAATATATAAAAGAATTAGAAGAAATGGGTATACACTCTTTTAGAATGGAGTTTACAGATGAAGATTACAATGAAGCTGATAAAATATTAAAAGCATTTAAAAATAAAAAATGGAAAAAAGATTTTAAAAATTATACAAGGGGACACTATAAAAGAGGTGTAGAATAA
- the zapA gene encoding cell division protein ZapA, whose protein sequence is MLEYRYMNLSERVCTVNIVVVRINGVEYNLKGNEKEEYLHRVASHVDKKIKTILQNNTKLSTSSAAILTALNTVDEVFKSNEKVEELLEEVNLLKEENKKLQTEIEELTDKLEALYRENQQIREEKEKIRDEKEELLKNSNSNKNDESLKEKDLQIKSLKVEKDDLYNKYNEIKDENESLKVERKEHKFQIQSAKYKIIDLQNKLIETQIELAKEKKQNNPLISDKAKKSKKLGC, encoded by the coding sequence ATGTTAGAATATAGATATATGAATTTATCTGAGAGGGTGTGTACAGTGAATATAGTCGTTGTAAGAATAAACGGAGTAGAATATAACTTAAAAGGAAATGAAAAAGAAGAATACTTACATAGAGTTGCTAGTCATGTTGATAAAAAAATAAAAACTATTTTACAAAACAATACTAAATTAAGTACATCCTCTGCTGCAATATTAACTGCTTTGAATACTGTTGATGAAGTATTTAAAAGTAATGAGAAAGTTGAAGAACTTTTGGAAGAAGTTAACCTTTTAAAAGAAGAAAACAAAAAATTGCAAACAGAAATTGAGGAACTTACAGATAAATTAGAAGCCTTATATAGAGAAAATCAGCAAATAAGAGAAGAAAAAGAAAAAATCAGAGATGAAAAGGAAGAATTATTAAAAAACTCTAATAGCAATAAAAATGATGAAAGCTTAAAGGAAAAGGATTTACAAATAAAATCTCTGAAGGTAGAAAAAGATGATTTATATAATAAATATAATGAAATCAAAGATGAAAATGAATCTTTAAAAGTTGAACGCAAAGAGCATAAATTTCAAATTCAATCTGCAAAGTATAAAATAATAGACTTGCAAAATAAATTGATAGAAACTCAAATAGAACTTGCTAAAGAAAAGAAGCAAAATAATCCTTTAATAAGTGATAAGGCTAAAAAAAGTAAAAAGTTAGGCTGTTGA
- the pheT gene encoding phenylalanine--tRNA ligase subunit beta has translation MNIPFKWLKDYVDINISANELGDKLTLSGSKVEEIISSGDDIQNVVTGKIERIEKHPDADKLVVCSVNIGKEEPIQIVTGATNMKEEDIVPVAVHGAILPNDVKIKKGKLRGIMSYGMMCSEKELGIPESGVDGLMILPPDTPIGKDIKEVLNLDNAVIEFEITSNRPDCLSVVGIAREAAATLGINYTMPKLDYTPKNKDNIKDYLEVEIKDDLCRRYMSRGVKNVKIQPSPTWMQERLEEAGVRAINNIVDITNFVMIELGQPLHAFDGRQITSNKIVVERAKAGEKFTTLDDVERTIDESVLCIKDGDRTVALAGIMGGLNSEVKEDTKEIILECANFDGTNIRVSSQKLGLRTEASSKFEKDLDPNLVEIAMNRVCHLIEELGAGEVMEGTIDIYKDIVKERNLKVDYNWINSFLGTNISKEDMKEYLDRLELKTNIEGDILNITVPTFRSDIVLKQDVAEEIARIYGYNNIPTTMFNSVSVRSGKTLKQHLQDKVVEILIGSGLNQSISYSFVSPKIFDKILIPEDSNLRNAVKIKNPLGEDYSLMRTTTLASMMEALARNYSRNNSYARLFEMGKVYIPSEDEKILPEERNTLVIGMYGDVDYLSLKGVIENLVEELNIEKSSYKRESEHPTFHPGKTAKLYVNKEFAGLLGEVHPDVLDNYDIDEKCYIAELNLDMLLKNANIEKKYSPLPKFPAVERDMALLVDDEVLVQDIENIIRNKGGKILENVKLFDVYKGSQIPKGKKSVAYSIVYRMPNRTLTDSEVSKVHNKIVRTLENNLGAELR, from the coding sequence GAATAGAGAAACATCCAGATGCAGATAAATTAGTAGTATGTAGTGTAAATATTGGAAAAGAAGAGCCTATCCAAATAGTTACAGGGGCAACTAATATGAAAGAAGAAGATATAGTACCAGTAGCTGTTCATGGAGCGATATTACCAAATGACGTAAAAATAAAAAAAGGTAAATTAAGAGGTATAATGTCCTATGGTATGATGTGTTCTGAAAAGGAATTAGGTATACCAGAAAGTGGTGTAGATGGATTAATGATATTGCCACCTGATACTCCAATTGGAAAGGATATAAAGGAAGTTTTAAATTTAGATAACGCAGTAATAGAATTTGAAATAACTTCTAATAGACCTGATTGTTTAAGTGTAGTAGGTATAGCAAGAGAAGCAGCTGCTACATTGGGAATAAATTATACTATGCCTAAATTGGATTATACACCTAAAAATAAAGATAATATAAAAGATTATTTAGAAGTAGAAATAAAAGATGATTTATGTAGAAGGTATATGTCAAGAGGAGTAAAAAATGTTAAAATACAACCATCTCCTACATGGATGCAAGAAAGACTAGAAGAAGCAGGTGTAAGAGCAATAAATAATATAGTTGATATAACAAATTTTGTTATGATAGAGCTTGGTCAGCCACTGCACGCTTTTGATGGAAGACAGATAACTTCCAATAAAATAGTAGTAGAAAGAGCAAAAGCTGGAGAAAAGTTTACTACTCTAGACGATGTAGAGAGAACTATAGATGAAAGTGTTTTATGTATAAAAGATGGTGATAGGACAGTAGCTTTAGCAGGTATAATGGGAGGATTAAATTCAGAAGTAAAAGAAGATACAAAAGAAATAATATTAGAATGTGCTAATTTTGATGGAACAAATATAAGGGTATCTTCTCAAAAATTAGGATTAAGAACAGAGGCATCTTCAAAGTTTGAAAAAGATTTAGATCCTAATTTAGTAGAAATAGCTATGAATAGAGTTTGTCATCTAATAGAAGAGTTAGGTGCAGGAGAAGTAATGGAGGGAACTATAGATATATATAAAGATATAGTAAAAGAAAGAAATCTTAAAGTAGACTATAACTGGATTAATAGTTTCTTAGGTACCAATATTTCTAAAGAAGATATGAAAGAATACCTTGATAGATTGGAATTAAAAACAAATATAGAAGGAGATATTTTAAATATAACAGTTCCTACCTTTAGAAGTGATATAGTATTAAAACAAGATGTAGCAGAAGAAATAGCTAGAATTTATGGATATAATAATATACCAACTACTATGTTCAACAGTGTAAGTGTAAGATCTGGTAAGACACTAAAACAACATTTACAAGATAAAGTTGTAGAAATATTAATAGGAAGTGGCTTAAATCAATCTATAAGCTATTCATTTGTAAGTCCTAAGATTTTTGATAAGATACTTATACCTGAAGATAGTAATTTAAGAAATGCTGTGAAGATTAAAAATCCTCTAGGAGAAGATTATAGCTTAATGAGAACTACTACACTTGCATCAATGATGGAAGCTTTAGCTAGAAATTATTCTAGAAATAATTCTTATGCTAGATTATTTGAAATGGGAAAAGTGTATATTCCAAGTGAAGATGAAAAAATATTGCCTGAGGAAAGAAATACTCTTGTGATAGGAATGTATGGAGATGTAGATTATTTAAGTTTAAAAGGAGTAATTGAAAATTTAGTTGAAGAATTAAATATAGAAAAAAGCTCCTATAAGAGAGAATCAGAACACCCAACATTTCATCCTGGAAAAACAGCAAAATTATATGTTAATAAAGAATTTGCTGGTTTATTAGGAGAAGTTCATCCAGATGTATTAGATAATTACGATATAGATGAAAAATGTTATATAGCGGAATTAAATTTAGATATGTTATTAAAAAATGCTAATATTGAGAAAAAATATAGTCCACTACCTAAATTTCCAGCAGTAGAAAGAGATATGGCACTACTTGTAGATGATGAAGTACTTGTTCAAGATATAGAAAATATAATAAGAAATAAGGGTGGAAAAATACTAGAAAATGTTAAGCTATTTGATGTATATAAAGGCTCACAAATACCTAAAGGAAAGAAAAGTGTTGCATATTCAATAGTATATAGAATGCCAAACAGAACATTAACAGATTCTGAAGTAAGTAAAGTTCACAATAAAATAGTAAGAACTTTAGAAAATAATTTAGGGGCAGAATTAAGATAA